In the genome of Calothrix sp. PCC 6303, the window TCTCCTAGTGGTAAAATTGACCGTCGTGCATTACCTGTACCAAACTTTCAGAATGAATCAGAATTGGGTTTTGTGGCACCACGTACCCCATCTGAACAAATAGTTGCTGGTATCTGGGGTCAGGTATTAAAGCAAGAACAGATTGGTATCTACGATAACTTCTTTGATTTAGGTGGACATTCTTTACTTGCAACTCAAGCTATTTCTCGGTTAAAGGAAGCATTTGCAATTGAGTTTCCTTTGCGGAACATATTTGAAGCACCCACCATAGTTCAACTGGTGGAACGTATCGAGAAGATGCTGACAGTAAAGCAATTACAGCTTGTATCCAGCCATGGGGGAGACAATAACCGTGAGGAGATAGAATTATGAAAACCATTGAAGAGTTTCTATCTTACCTGTGCAGTTTAGATGTTAAGCTGTGGCTTGAAGAGGATCGCTTACGCTGTAGCGCTCCTCAAAATGTACTCACACCAATTATCAAAGAGCAACTAAGTGAACGTAAAGCAGAAATCCTGGTTTTTTTACGTAATCACAGTGCAGATATAATTGGGAAGCAACAGACTATCGAGCCAGTAAAACGGCAGGAAAATCTAGATTTATCCTTTGCACAGCAGCGGCTATGGTTTTTGGCTCAATTAGAACCAGGTAGCGCATTTTACAACGCGCCTGCTGCTGTCCGCTTGGAGGGACAGTTAAATGTAGAAGCACTCCAACAAAGCTTTAATGAAATTATCAGTCGTCATGAAATTCTGCGGACTAATTTTCCGACAAGGGAAGGGCAACCAGTAGCCGTTATTTTAGAAGAACAGCCTGTAAATTTATCATTACCAATATTAGATATTAGTCACTTAGGGGAAAATCAACAGCAAGCCGAAATTAAACAACAATTAGCACAAGCAGCAGAACAACCCTTTGACATTAGTAGCGATCGCTTACTCAGAATAAAGCTATTACGTCTGAGTCAGCAAGAGCATATTGTACTGCTGACAATGCATCACATTATCTCTGATGGCTGGTCAATTGGCGTATTTGTGGAAGAATTAGCAAAATTATATCAAGCTTTCAGTAATGGAAAGCCATCCCCATTATTACCCCTGCCAATACAGTATGTAGACTTTGCAGCTTGGCAAAGACAATGGTTACAGGGGGAAATACTGGAAACTCAGATATCTTATTGGCTCAAGCAGCTAGAAAACACACCAAAATTATTAGAATTACCTACAGATTATCCCAGACCAGCAATTCAGAGATTTCAGGGTGCAACTTATTCATTTGACATATCTAAAGAGTTATCTACAGCCTTAAATAAATTCAGTCAACAACAGGGAAGTACTTTATTTATGACCCTGTTGGCAGCTTTCCAAACACTATTATGGCGTTATACAGGTAGTGAGGATATCGTAGTTGGTTCCCCAATTGCTAACCGCAATCGCGCAGAAATAGAAGGGTTAATTGGTTTTTTTGTCAACACTTTAGTATTGCGAAGTAATTTCACTGGAAACCCCAGCTTTGAAGAACTTTTAAAGCGAGTACGAGAAGTAGCCCTAGAAGCCTTTGCACACCAGGATTTACCTTTTGAGCTATTAGTGGAAAAACTCCAGCCACAACGGGATTTGAGCCATACACCACTATTTCAAGTGATGTTTATCCTCCAAAATGCATTCATGTCTACTTTAGAATTACCTGGTTTGACTTTAACTCCACTAAAAACAGATACAGGTAATGCTCAGTTTGATTTAACCCTATCGATTGCCGAAACAGAATCAGGACTAACTGCTAATTTTGAATACAATACTGATTTGTTTGCAGAAAGTTCGATCCAAAGAATGGCTAATCATTTACAAACTTTGCTCGAAGCAATTGTGACGAATCCACAGCATTGTTTGTCAGATTTAGCAATTTTGTCTAAATTTGAGCAGCATCAATTACTACGTGAATGGAATGATACCAAGGTTGATTATCCCCTCGAAAAATGCATTCATCAGTTATTTGAAGAGCAAGTACAACGGATTCCAGATACAGTAGCAGTAGAGTTTACAAATCAACAACTAACATATAATCAACTCAACCAAAAAGCTAATCAACTAGCCCATCACCTGCAAAAATTGGGAGTAAAAGCAGATACTTTAGTGGGAATTTGTGTAGAGCGATCGCTAGAGATGATAATTGGACTATTGGCAATTCTCAAAGCTGGTGGTGCATACATTCCCCTCGATCCCAGCTATCCTGGGGAACGCTTGACTTATATGTTAGAGGATTCACAAACGTCAATCCTATTATCTCAACAGCACTTGGTGGAAAAACTTGCAAATGATGCAGTTCAAGTCATCTGTTTAGATAGTGATTGGCAAACAATAGCCACACAAAGTACCGAAAATCTCAACTATCATCTACATCCCCATCACCTTGCCTATGTGATTTATACTTCTGGTTCCACAGGTAAACCCAAAGGAGCCATGAACACCCATCAAGGTATTACTAATCGCTTACTGTGGATGCAGGACACCTATAAGTTAACTGCGACTGATAAAGTATTACAAAAAACACCCTTTGGTTTTGATGTTTCTGTTTGGGAATTTTTCTGGACACTAATTTCAGGAGCTTGTTTAGTCATTGCTGAACCAGGGGGACATCAGGATAGTGCTTATTTAGTCCAACTTATTCAACAGCAGCAAATCACAACAGTACATTTTGTCCCCTCAATGCTGCAAGTATTTCTAGATGAGGTGGCATTAGAAAATTGTCAACACCTCAAGCGGGTAATTTGTAGTGGGGAAGCTTTACCCTGGGAGTTGCAAGAAAAATTCTTTGGGCGCTTCCTTGACGTAGAATTGCATAATCTTTATGGTCCCACCGAAGCCGCAATTGATGTAACTTATTGGCAGTGTCAACGGCATAATCAAGAAAAAGTTGTTCCTATTGGACGTGCGATCGCTAATACAGAAATTTATATTTTAGATCCACATTTACAGCCTGTACCTATTGGTGTACCTGGTGAATTACATATTGCTGGTGTCGGTTTAGCGTGTGGTTATCTCCATCGTCCTCAACTTACTAACGAGAAGTTTATTCCCAATCCTTTTGATTTAACATCTGATGGACGGCTTTACAAAACAGGTGATTTAGCTCGTTACCGCGAAGACGGTAATATTGAATACCTCGGACGCATAGACGATCAAGTCAAGCTTCGGGGTCTACGGATTGAGTTAGGAGAAATTGCGGCTATTCTTCAACAGTTTCCCAAGATACAACAAGCTGTGGTCGTAGTTCGAGAAGACACACCAGGTAATCAACGGCTGGTAGCTTATATTGTTCCCCGTTCTGATTCTGCACATCCCCAAACCCAAGAACTACGAGATTTCCTACTACAGAAGTTACCGCAGTACATGATTCCTTACGACTATGTATTGCTAGATACACTCCCCCTCACTCCTAACGGAAAGTTGGATCGCCGTGCTTTACCTATGCCAGAAATTACTTTAGAGGCAGAGAAGCAAGACGTATTACCACGTACCCCAGTTGAAGAGAAATTAGTCAAAATTTGGATGCAAGTCCTTGATTTGCCAAAAATTATTGGCATTTACGACAACTTTTTTGAGTTGGGTGGTCACTCACTGCTAGCTACACAAGTAATCTCTCAAACTCGTCAAGCTTTTCAAGTGGAATTATCCATCCATCGTTTATTTGAGATGCCGACTATTGCTGAATTTGCTCAAGAAATTACTAGAATCTTGGAGCAAAAAGTTGAACAGTCTTTGATTACTCCTCAGCGTTTAGACCGACAGACGCGTCGAGTTAAACTTTCCTCCCTTCAGCAAGTGTCAAGAAATTTGCAATCTGAATCAAAGGATGCCTGACAATTATGACATTAGAAGTTTTTCAAGAACCAGATTTTCTCAACAGCACGGAAACAGAAGTTTATATTTTTCCGGCATCTTTTGGACAAAAGCGGTTGTGGTTTTTAGACCAACTCGAACCTGGTAGCCCCTTTTATAATTTACCCTTTGCGATCCGTTTGAGTGGTGACTTAAACCTGGCTGTTTTGGAGCAAAGTTTTCAAATCATTATCGAACGGCACGAAGCATTAAGAAGCATATTGACCACAGTAGAGGGAGAACCTGTACAAGCGATCGCGCCGCATCTCAAATTAACTATATCAGTGGTCAATTTGCAAAATCTACCAGAGGATAAAAGGGAAATTCAGGCGCAAAAATTAGCCACAGAGGAAGCTAGATGTCCTTTTGTCTTGTCGGAGTTCCCTTTATTGCGACTCAAGCTAATTCGTCTGGGGGAACAAGAACATATATTATTACTGACTATCCATCACGCGATTTTTGATGGTTGGTCAATTGGGATATTACTGAAAGAATTAGCAGCAATCTATACCAATCTTTGTGATGGTCAACCTGCTTCGTTACCAGATTTACCGCTGCAATATGCCGACTATAGCGTATGGCAACAAGAGTGGTTGCACAAAGAAGTCTTGAAAAAGCAGTTAGCTTACTGGAAACAACAACTTAACGGCATCTCTACTTTACAGTTACCCACCGACAGACCCCGTTCAGCACTACAAACATTTGAGGGTAAAACCTATACCTGGCAAATTTCTCCAGATTTAACCACAGCATTAGAAAGATTCAGCCAAAAATCAGGCGTAACTTTGTTTATGACCTTGCTGACAGCCTTTAACACCTTACTGTACCGCTATACAGGTCAGGATGATATCGTAGTTGGTTCTGCGATCGCTAATCGAAATTGGGCTGAAAGCGAGGGCATTATTGGGTTATTTGTCAATACTTTGGCGCTACGTACCCAAATCGATGACAATCCCAGTTTTAGTGAATTGCTAACCCAAGTCCGTGACATGACTTTAGCAGCTTATGCCCATCAAGATTTACCTTTTGAAAAATTAGTCGAAGAACTGCAACCAGAACGGGATTTAAGCCGCAATCCATTATTTCAAGTTTGGTTTGCTCTCCACAATCTCCCCATACCAACCTTACAGCTAGGAGATTTAACTTTAACACCAATAGAAGTGGAAACTGGTACAGCCCAGTTTGATTTAAGCTTAGATATATATATTGGTGAACAAGGACTAACGGGAGCCATCGAATATAGTAGTGAGTTGTTTGAAGCAGCTACCATTGCGCGAATGGTGGAACATTTTCAGACTTTGCTGAATGGTATTGTCGTCAATTCCCAAACCAAGCTATCTGAAGTTCCGTTATTAACTGCTACGGAAAAACAGCAATTATTAATTGAATGGAATCAGACTCAAACAGCAATAGTTGAATCCCAAAGCTTGCATGAAGTATTTACGCAACAGGTAGAAAAAACACCCGATGCGATCGCTATTATTGTTGGAGGTGAGTCATTAACTTATCAACAACTCAACCACAAAGCTAACCAACTCGCCAACTATCTGCAAAAATTGGGAGTCAGTTCCGGTACGTTAGTCGGAATTTCCCTAGAAAAATCCCTAGAAATGATTATAGGTATTTTCGGGATTCTCAAAGCTGGGGGGGCTTATATCCCCATCGATCCCACCTATCCGGTGGAGCGTGTAGCTTTGATCCTCAAGGATGCACAACTACCTATTTTATTAACTCAACAGTCCTTAGTTGATCAATTGCCAGCACATGATGCTGAAGTTATTTGCTTAGATACAAACTGGGAAGCGATCGCATCTGGCAGTAGCGACTATATTCATTATTCTTCATCCTTAGCTTACATAATTTATACCTCTGGTTCTACGGGGGAACCCAAAGGAGTTTGTTGTCAGCATTTGGGAGTTCTCAACCTGCTTGCAGATATTGACCGTAGACAACCCCTGAAGGCAGGGGATCTGTGTAGTTTGTGGACAAGCTTCAGTTTTGACGTTTCCGTCTATGAAATCTTCTCAGCCTTATTATTTGGCGCAACACTGTATATAGTACCGGAGGAAATTCGGTCTGATAGTCAAGGGTTTTTTCTGTGGTTACGTACTCATCAAATTACCAGTGCTTATATTCCACCCTTTATGCTGCCTGTTTTGGCTAATTACTTAGAACAATCAGCAACAAATTTACCACTAAGAAGATTACTTGTGGGTGTGGAACCGATTCTGGAACAGACCTTAACAGCAATAAGCGATCGCATTCCTGATTTACACATTATTAACGGTTATGGTCCAACAGAAGCAACTATTTGTACAACGCTATATTCTTTACCATCCCAGCAAAAACAGCAACGTTATACACCGATTGGTAAACCTATAAATAACAGCCAAATCTATCTTTTAGATTCTCATCTCCAACCTGTACCAATTGGTATTCCTGGTGAAATTTATATTGGTGGAATTAATTTAGCCCAAGGCTATTTAAACCGTCCAGAATTGACTAATGAAAAATTTATTCTTAACCCTTTTGAAACATTAAAATCAACTTGCTTATATAAAACCGGAGATATTGCTAGGTATTTAGCAGATGGAAATCTGGAATTTATTGGACGCAGTGATTATCAAGTCAAGATTCGCGGCTTTCGCATTGAATTAGGCGAAATCGAGTCGGTACTACAGCAACATCCATCAGTACAAGATACGGTTGTGATCACACGAGAGGATCTAACTAATGACAAAAAAATAGTTGCTTACGTCGTGCCAAAATCGCCAAATAATCATCATTTTGAAACTGAGTACATCTCCGATTTAGAAATACTTTATGATCAATTTTACAGTTGGCAATTTTCGGAACAAGACCCTTCAATTAACTTAAGAGTTTGGACAAGTCGCTATACAAATCAACCTTTACCAGCAGCAGAAATTATTGAATGTGTAGAAAATACAGTTGAACGTATTCTTGCACTGCAACCACAGCATGTTTTAGAAATTGGTTGTGGTACAGGTTTAATTTTGTCTAGGGTTGCCCCTCACTGTCAACATTACTGTGGTGTAGATATTTCTGCAACTGCTTTAGAGTATTTACAACAATTATTGAGCCAACGTCAACCAGAATTATTATCAAAAGTCTCTTTAATTCAAGGGATAGCTCATAACTTAACAGAGATACAACAAAAAGACTTTGATGTTATTATCCTGAATGAAATTATTCAGAATTTCCCCAGTATCGATTATTTAGTCACTGTCCTAGAACATGCAGTTAGTATCTTAAAACCAGGGGGTCGTATTTTTCTGGGTGGTGTACGTAGCTTGCAACTTTTAGAAGCTTTTCACGCGGGAGTGCAGCTATATCAAGCTCCATCTGATTTGAATTTAATTGATTTTAAAAAACGAATTCAAGAGTCCTTACAAGCAGAGAATGAGTTGGTAATTTCGCCAAAATTTTTCTCGAATTTGCAGCAGGATCTTCCTCAAATTAGTGATGTTCAAATACAATTAAAAGGAGGTTGTCATCATAACGAACTCACACAATTTAAGTACGATGTCATTCTCAATTTAGGACAGCGAAATTATCAACCAGAATCGCAAATTTACTTAGATTGGCAGCAAGAAAAATTTTTGGTTGCAGATATCCAAAATTTACTGCAAAATCAACCCCAGACGCTGAAAATTAGCAACATTTCTAATGCTCGTATATCGAAAGAACTCAAAACTTTAGATTTACTGAAGACAGCAGATGAATCCACAACTATTGAGCAGTTAAAAGCAACATTAGCAAATATCTCAACCACTGGAATTGACCCCCATGAATTTTGGCAAATCGCCGATTTATTTGGATATACAGCCAAAATTAGTTGGTCAGAAAATAGTCAAGAGGGTAACTATGATGTTGTTTTTGAAAAGAATATTTCCACAAATCATCAAGAAGAAAAACATCAGCAAATAGCCTCAGATACTTCCCTTTCCCCTGAATCTTGGAGCATTTTTGCAAATCAACCATTGCAGCAAAAACAAGAATTACAATTGATTTCCCAACTACGGAATTTTGCTCAAACTAAATTTCCTGAGTATATGCTTCCACAATTCTTTGTCATCTTGCCATCTTTACCATTAACTGTAAATGGTAAAATAGATCGTAAAGCACTCCCAAAACCAGAGCGCACAGCTATCAAAGGGGAAAATAAGTTTACCTCTCCCCGTAGTTCTAACGAAGAAATATTAGCGCAAATTTGGACTCAAGTTTTAGGTTTAGAAGCAGTTGGTATTTATGACAATTTTTTTGAATTAGGTGGTGATTCCATTCTGAGTATTCAAGTTGTAGCTCAAGCTAATCAGCAAGGTTTACAACTCACACCTAAACAGATATTTCAGCATCAAACTATTGCCGAATTAGCAACAGTTGTTGGTAGTAATGAAGCTATAGAAGCAGAACAAGGTTTAGTCACAGGTAATGTACCGTTGACACCAATTCAACATTGGTTTTTTGCACAAAACTTTTCTCAACCAGAACACTATAACCAACCAAATTTATTAATAGTTCCAGCAAATATTAATTCTGAATTATTACCACAAGTTATCCACGAGTTACTTATACACCACGATGTTTTGCGATCGCAGTTTACAAATACAGATTCTGGCTGGCAACAGGTAAACACCCAACCTAATACCGAAATTCCGTTCATCCAAATCGATTTATCCAC includes:
- a CDS encoding non-ribosomal peptide synthetase, whose product is MTLEVFQEPDFLNSTETEVYIFPASFGQKRLWFLDQLEPGSPFYNLPFAIRLSGDLNLAVLEQSFQIIIERHEALRSILTTVEGEPVQAIAPHLKLTISVVNLQNLPEDKREIQAQKLATEEARCPFVLSEFPLLRLKLIRLGEQEHILLLTIHHAIFDGWSIGILLKELAAIYTNLCDGQPASLPDLPLQYADYSVWQQEWLHKEVLKKQLAYWKQQLNGISTLQLPTDRPRSALQTFEGKTYTWQISPDLTTALERFSQKSGVTLFMTLLTAFNTLLYRYTGQDDIVVGSAIANRNWAESEGIIGLFVNTLALRTQIDDNPSFSELLTQVRDMTLAAYAHQDLPFEKLVEELQPERDLSRNPLFQVWFALHNLPIPTLQLGDLTLTPIEVETGTAQFDLSLDIYIGEQGLTGAIEYSSELFEAATIARMVEHFQTLLNGIVVNSQTKLSEVPLLTATEKQQLLIEWNQTQTAIVESQSLHEVFTQQVEKTPDAIAIIVGGESLTYQQLNHKANQLANYLQKLGVSSGTLVGISLEKSLEMIIGIFGILKAGGAYIPIDPTYPVERVALILKDAQLPILLTQQSLVDQLPAHDAEVICLDTNWEAIASGSSDYIHYSSSLAYIIYTSGSTGEPKGVCCQHLGVLNLLADIDRRQPLKAGDLCSLWTSFSFDVSVYEIFSALLFGATLYIVPEEIRSDSQGFFLWLRTHQITSAYIPPFMLPVLANYLEQSATNLPLRRLLVGVEPILEQTLTAISDRIPDLHIINGYGPTEATICTTLYSLPSQQKQQRYTPIGKPINNSQIYLLDSHLQPVPIGIPGEIYIGGINLAQGYLNRPELTNEKFILNPFETLKSTCLYKTGDIARYLADGNLEFIGRSDYQVKIRGFRIELGEIESVLQQHPSVQDTVVITREDLTNDKKIVAYVVPKSPNNHHFETEYISDLEILYDQFYSWQFSEQDPSINLRVWTSRYTNQPLPAAEIIECVENTVERILALQPQHVLEIGCGTGLILSRVAPHCQHYCGVDISATALEYLQQLLSQRQPELLSKVSLIQGIAHNLTEIQQKDFDVIILNEIIQNFPSIDYLVTVLEHAVSILKPGGRIFLGGVRSLQLLEAFHAGVQLYQAPSDLNLIDFKKRIQESLQAENELVISPKFFSNLQQDLPQISDVQIQLKGGCHHNELTQFKYDVILNLGQRNYQPESQIYLDWQQEKFLVADIQNLLQNQPQTLKISNISNARISKELKTLDLLKTADESTTIEQLKATLANISTTGIDPHEFWQIADLFGYTAKISWSENSQEGNYDVVFEKNISTNHQEEKHQQIASDTSLSPESWSIFANQPLQQKQELQLISQLRNFAQTKFPEYMLPQFFVILPSLPLTVNGKIDRKALPKPERTAIKGENKFTSPRSSNEEILAQIWTQVLGLEAVGIYDNFFELGGDSILSIQVVAQANQQGLQLTPKQIFQHQTIAELATVVGSNEAIEAEQGLVTGNVPLTPIQHWFFAQNFSQPEHYNQPNLLIVPANINSELLPQVIHELLIHHDVLRSQFTNTDSGWQQVNTQPNTEIPFIQIDLSTFSTKEQQSEITLIAEKLQSSLNLTTGSLVKVALFNLGKNQSSRLLFVIHHLLVDGVSWRILLEDFQTAYNQLSHKLTIQLPAKTTSYQHWAKSLLTYAQSSQLESELDYWLRQFPEKNTCLPVDFPQGINSVKSSAQICNSLDEAETQNLLHDLPSAYRTQINEILLTALAQTFTNWTGNNTLLIDLEGHGREPIFADIDLSRTVGWFTSIFPVCLNFGETNDIIQELKVVKEQLRQIPNQGIGYGLLRYLGREEIAQKLAKLPRPQVIFNYLGQFNQISQQPEFLTLAPESIGSEQSSQATRSHLLEINCFVVNNKLQIEWNYSQELYHSNTIQNLAQGFVEALRSLINHRQSADVGSYIPSDFSSAKIGQKDFNKLLAKLKPNSGN
- a CDS encoding non-ribosomal peptide synthetase; the encoded protein is MKTIEEFLSYLCSLDVKLWLEEDRLRCSAPQNVLTPIIKEQLSERKAEILVFLRNHSADIIGKQQTIEPVKRQENLDLSFAQQRLWFLAQLEPGSAFYNAPAAVRLEGQLNVEALQQSFNEIISRHEILRTNFPTREGQPVAVILEEQPVNLSLPILDISHLGENQQQAEIKQQLAQAAEQPFDISSDRLLRIKLLRLSQQEHIVLLTMHHIISDGWSIGVFVEELAKLYQAFSNGKPSPLLPLPIQYVDFAAWQRQWLQGEILETQISYWLKQLENTPKLLELPTDYPRPAIQRFQGATYSFDISKELSTALNKFSQQQGSTLFMTLLAAFQTLLWRYTGSEDIVVGSPIANRNRAEIEGLIGFFVNTLVLRSNFTGNPSFEELLKRVREVALEAFAHQDLPFELLVEKLQPQRDLSHTPLFQVMFILQNAFMSTLELPGLTLTPLKTDTGNAQFDLTLSIAETESGLTANFEYNTDLFAESSIQRMANHLQTLLEAIVTNPQHCLSDLAILSKFEQHQLLREWNDTKVDYPLEKCIHQLFEEQVQRIPDTVAVEFTNQQLTYNQLNQKANQLAHHLQKLGVKADTLVGICVERSLEMIIGLLAILKAGGAYIPLDPSYPGERLTYMLEDSQTSILLSQQHLVEKLANDAVQVICLDSDWQTIATQSTENLNYHLHPHHLAYVIYTSGSTGKPKGAMNTHQGITNRLLWMQDTYKLTATDKVLQKTPFGFDVSVWEFFWTLISGACLVIAEPGGHQDSAYLVQLIQQQQITTVHFVPSMLQVFLDEVALENCQHLKRVICSGEALPWELQEKFFGRFLDVELHNLYGPTEAAIDVTYWQCQRHNQEKVVPIGRAIANTEIYILDPHLQPVPIGVPGELHIAGVGLACGYLHRPQLTNEKFIPNPFDLTSDGRLYKTGDLARYREDGNIEYLGRIDDQVKLRGLRIELGEIAAILQQFPKIQQAVVVVREDTPGNQRLVAYIVPRSDSAHPQTQELRDFLLQKLPQYMIPYDYVLLDTLPLTPNGKLDRRALPMPEITLEAEKQDVLPRTPVEEKLVKIWMQVLDLPKIIGIYDNFFELGGHSLLATQVISQTRQAFQVELSIHRLFEMPTIAEFAQEITRILEQKVEQSLITPQRLDRQTRRVKLSSLQQVSRNLQSESKDA